A genome region from Macrotis lagotis isolate mMagLag1 chromosome 4, bilby.v1.9.chrom.fasta, whole genome shotgun sequence includes the following:
- the LOC141520373 gene encoding large ribosomal subunit protein uL29-like: MIMAKIKARDLRGKKKEELLKQLDDLKVELSQLRVAKVTGGAASKLSKIRKSIAQVLTVINQTQKENLRKFYKGKKYKPLDLWPKKTRAMSRRLNKHEESLKTKKQQKKKHLYPL; this comes from the coding sequence ATGATCATGGCAAAAATCAAGGCCAGGGATCTTCgtgggaagaagaaggaagagttaCTTAAGCAATTAGACGATTTAAAGGTGGAACTTTCACAGTTGAGAGTGGCCAAGGTCACAGGAGGAGCTGCATCCAAACTATCTAAGATCCGAAAATCTATTGCCCAGGTCCTGACTGTCATCAACCAGACACAGAAAGAGAACCTCAGGAAATTCTATAAGGGCAAGAAATACAAGCCCCTGGACCTTTGGCCCAAGAAGACCCGTGCCATGAGCCGCAGGCTTAATAAACATGAGGAAAGCCTGAAGACtaaaaaacagcaaaagaaaaaacaccTGTACCCTCTTTGA